From the Dehalococcoidia bacterium genome, the window ATGAACCAGTACGGCAAGTTCAGCCTGCACCTTGTTCCCGCAGGCATCTTCCAGCCCCATGCTACGTGCGTCATCGGCAACGGGGTCGTAGTGGACCCCAACGTGCTGCTGCAGGAGATGGACATGCTCGGGAAGGCGAAAATCGACACGTCTCGCCTGATGGTGAGCAGCCGTGCTCACGTTATCATGCCCTATCACATCCTTTTGGATGGCCTGGAGGAGGAGCGTCGAGGAAACTCGGCTATCGGCACAACCCGCATGGGCGTCGGCCCCGCGTATGTGGATAAAGTGGCCCGCATGGGCATCCGCGTGGGCGACCTGACCGATCGCAAGGCCCTGCCGGCCCGGCTGCGTCCCATTCTGGAGTACAAGAACGCCATCCTGACCAAGGTGTACGGAAAGCTGCCCGTCTCCCCGGAGGAGATTTACGAGAAGTGCTGCCTGTACGGGGAGCGTCTGGCCCCGTATATCCGCGATACGGAACAGGTCCTGTACGATGCCCTGGAGCGCGACGACCTGGTGCTGCTGGAAGGCGCCCAGGGGACGCTGCTGGACCTGGACTATGGGACGTATCCGTTCGTCACGTCCTCCCATCCCGTGGCGGGCGGCGCCGCCGTGGGTGCGGGTGTCAGCCCCGGGCGCATCTCCCAGGTCATCGGCATCTACAAGGCGTATGCCACCCGCGTGGGCGGCGGGCCGATGCCCACGGAGTTGAGCAACAGCCTGGGTGAGACCATCCGGCAGCGGGCGTGGGAGTTCGGCGCCACGACCGGCCGGGCGAGGCGCTGCGGCTGGTTCGACGCCGTGGCCGGCCGTTTCAGCAACATGGTCAACGGCTTCACCTCCGCGGTGCTCACGCGCCTGGACGTACTGGACATTCTGCCCACGGTGCGCATCTGCGTGGCGTACCGGGTGGGCGACCGGACGATTGACACCTTCCCCGGCGACGCGGTTACCCTGTCCCGCTGCGAGCCTGTATATGAAGATATGCAGGGCTGGCTTACTGACACCAGCCACGCCCGCTCGTATGACGCTCTGCCGGAGCGGGCGCGCGCCTACGTCAAGCGTCTTGAAAAGCTCATACGCTGTCCAATTGACATAATTTCCATAGGTCCGCGTCGCGAAGAGACGATCATCGTCCGGCAGACCTTCTAGGTCTTTCGCGAGAGCATGCATATCCGCTCATGGATCATGGACTCTTCGTTGCCATCGAGAAGAGTCCATGAGAGACGCCTCTTGTGCGTGAGTGGAGCGACGCCCTCGCCCGCGCGCCGGGCGGACGTCTCCTTCATGCGTCTTCCTTCTTTTTCAAAGCGAATGACGGCGCAAATGCCGGCAGTTTACACAGACGCTTGATTTTGCGGGCCTCTTGCGTCTAAATTAGAGCAGCACGGAGGCGCCTTTGTGGCGTCGGAGGATGCCGGTGATCACCCATCTGGCCGTGGGATACGACGGAGTAGGCAAAGAGCGCCTGGATGCCCTTCACCGGGTTGTCCACGCGCTGAAGTCCGAGCAAGACTTGTCCGCTATCCTCCAGGGCGCCGCCGACGTCAGCCGAGAGGTCGCGGGCGCCCGTCACGCCGCCCTTGTCACGCTCGACCAGCGGGGGCAACTCATCCGGTTTATCACTTCCGGGCTGACCAAGGAGGAGGTCGCCGGTCTGGGTCCAACAACGGAGGTGCGGGGACTCATTGGTTCCGTTATCCGTGACCGTCTGCCCATTCGTCTCCCGGCTCTGGAATTGCAGAACACGCTGACCGGATTTCCCCCTGGCTATCCGCGCATCAGCAGCTTCCTAGGTGTGCCGCTGTCCTCTCACACCAGGACGTTCGGCGGGCTGTACGTCACGAGCAAGGACGAGGCCCCCAGCTTCAGCGCGGAGGACGAGGAGCTGCTGCTCCTCCTGGCCTCTCACGCCTCCATCGCTATCGAGAGCGCCCGCTTGTACGCCATGGCGCAGCGGAGCGCCCGGGAAGCGCAGGCCTTGTATGAGGTGGGCAAGTCGCTGAACCGCTCCCTCAGTCTGGATGATGTCCTCCAGCGCATAGTGCAAGCCGCTGCAACCATTCTGCAGGCGGACAAGGCTCAACTCTTCGTCCTGGACGAGGCGAAGGGAGTGCTCCGCGCCCGTGCGCTCTACGGCTTCATGAAGCTGACGCCCCGTCTCTTGACCATCCGCCTGGGGCAGGGGCTTATCGGCCGAGTACCCGGGACCGGTCAGAGCATAGTGGTGCAGGATACATTGCGACGTAAGGAAGTCATCCGGTGGATTGTTCTTAAAGAGGGCATCCGGTCGCTGATTCACGTGCCCATCCGCATCAATCAGCGGGTCTACGGCGTGCTCAGCGTCAACTACCTCAGGCCTAACGCCGTGCCGGACAGGGCCCAGTTTATTCTGGAGTCCCTGGCGGACCAGGCGGCCACAGCCATTCAGAACGCCCGCCTGTACTCCCAGGTGGAGCGGCTGGCGCGCGGAGAGGAGCGCGACCGGATCGCTCGCGACCTGCACGACAGCGTCATTCAGGAGGTCTACGCGGTTGGCCTCTCTCTGGAGACGTGCATTGACTCCGTGGAGCGGGAGCCGGACAAGGTCAAGGTGGAGCTGCAATCGGTGGTCCAGC encodes:
- a CDS encoding adenylosuccinate synthase codes for the protein MPAIAVVGGLWGDEGKGKVIDLLAEKAKYVVRYGGGNNAGHTVMNQYGKFSLHLVPAGIFQPHATCVIGNGVVVDPNVLLQEMDMLGKAKIDTSRLMVSSRAHVIMPYHILLDGLEEERRGNSAIGTTRMGVGPAYVDKVARMGIRVGDLTDRKALPARLRPILEYKNAILTKVYGKLPVSPEEIYEKCCLYGERLAPYIRDTEQVLYDALERDDLVLLEGAQGTLLDLDYGTYPFVTSSHPVAGGAAVGAGVSPGRISQVIGIYKAYATRVGGGPMPTELSNSLGETIRQRAWEFGATTGRARRCGWFDAVAGRFSNMVNGFTSAVLTRLDVLDILPTVRICVAYRVGDRTIDTFPGDAVTLSRCEPVYEDMQGWLTDTSHARSYDALPERARAYVKRLEKLIRCPIDIISIGPRREETIIVRQTF
- a CDS encoding GAF domain-containing sensor histidine kinase; the encoded protein is MITHLAVGYDGVGKERLDALHRVVHALKSEQDLSAILQGAADVSREVAGARHAALVTLDQRGQLIRFITSGLTKEEVAGLGPTTEVRGLIGSVIRDRLPIRLPALELQNTLTGFPPGYPRISSFLGVPLSSHTRTFGGLYVTSKDEAPSFSAEDEELLLLLASHASIAIESARLYAMAQRSAREAQALYEVGKSLNRSLSLDDVLQRIVQAAATILQADKAQLFVLDEAKGVLRARALYGFMKLTPRLLTIRLGQGLIGRVPGTGQSIVVQDTLRRKEVIRWIVLKEGIRSLIHVPIRINQRVYGVLSVNYLRPNAVPDRAQFILESLADQAATAIQNARLYSQVERLARGEERDRIARDLHDSVIQEVYAVGLSLETCIDSVEREPDKVKVELQSVVQQLNRVIKDIRAYIHTLRTGVVPRKDLVRSLEEMVEEMRGRAPFHIEFTSSPKSVPELASYQVHDLLLVAQEALANVLKHARAARVDMALTSGEGRLTLSIWDNGVGFDPRLARGRAQHGLQNIRARARRLGAALRVDAAPGKGTRLVLRLPLPTSPPGQRR